The Leptolyngbya sp. FACHB-261 DNA window ACTTCCAGTGATCTCAACCACTTCTGATTCTGAGGGTTGCCAGGGGTAGAGTCCCAGACGGGGTAGAGCCTGGGGCAGGGGTGGTTGATATTGGGTGCCGAGGGCTTGATCCGCTAGAAATTGCAGCGCATGGGCGGCATTCTCAATTCCACCCTCGGTGAAATAGCGCCAGAGCCGATCCATGATCTCAAGGGACACAGTTGAGTGACTCACTAAGTCAGGGTCAGGTTTGTCATCCCCAGGCAGGACTAACAGCAACGCGCCTGTCTCAGCAGCCAAATCCTTGAGAACTTCCAGCCCGTAGGGCCAGTAGGCTCGACCGCCCAGCAGCCGGACCACAATGGCTTTAGCCTGCCGCAGCACTGTTTCAGCATAGGTGTCGATCGTGAGCTGCTGTTGCAGGTTCAGCAAGTTAGTAACTCGCAGCTCTGGAAAATCTGAAGGTAATGTGCGGGCTGCCGCTGCTAACACCTGGATATCGGTATCGGCTGCTGTCAGCACAATCAGGGGCGCAGCACTCTGCTCAATGAACACTACTCCCTCGGTTTCGTTGCTCCACCCTCCTGGTAAAGCTGCTAAACGATGCATTCCAGTCTTGTGCTCCCACTAGCGGTCGGGACCCGTTGAAGTCCCTTCTGACGATACGTCATTCTCTAGAGTTCTAGAATCTGGAGTTCTAGGATCTGGGGCTGGGTCTTGGCTGCGAGAGCGGCTTGGACTGTAACTGCTCTTTGTGCCTGCTGCCACGAGGGTAGAGCCACTAAGGCAGCTTTGATTACAAGTGCAATTGTGAGAAAGGTCGTTGAATGGGGTCGGGCAACCACTCAATTAAGCTAGACCAAAGTTGATTGCCATACTGGAGCAAGTAGAAGGTCAGCACGACTATGAGTAATACATCCAATAGCTTGGTGAAAGTGCCGAGGATAATCCCTAAAGCTTCACCGAAGAGGTTCTGTAATTGTGCCTTTCGATCATTAATTTGAGTAACCAGAGCATCAAGATTTAAGGGCAGACCTAGATTGCTAGCTCGGGCATTAAATTCAATTAGTTGATGGCGGCCCGAGTCGATCTAAGTGAACGTTCGGGCTGAGGGGAGGGTTGCTGCCGAACTTCCACAATGACCTGTAGAACTGCTCAAGGCTAACTTTAGCTTGCCCTCGTTTCAGCGAAAAGCAGGATGGTAAAAGCTTTAGAGCCTTGCTGCTCAGTGTAGGGAATTTCTAGTAGGTTAATAGAGTGATTGAGCGGGGTGTGAAAGTAACAGTGAGCGCCAAAACAATAGGGAAATTAGCGAAACTGCTGCGGACAGGCGTCAGTATTTTGCTGACGGCCATCTTCTGGGGGTTGTTGAGTTTTGGGCTAGTCACACCTGCCAGGGCTGATGCACCTGCTGTCCATCAAGAGGTTATTTATCAGGAGAAAGCGGCGCACAGCCCCGATGGCATTGGCCGGTTTTATATGGGACGCGAAATTGCTCAGGTCATGGGCTACCAGGGAGCCGGCTGGCTGGAGCGTCCGTGGCGGGATAGGGAGGAAGGCTCAGAGCAAGTTGTAGAGGCTCTGGACCTTAAGCCCAGAGATACAGTGGCAGACATTGGAGCAGGTACAGGCTACTTTAGCTTTCGCATCAGTCCACTAGTACCTCAGGGTAGGGTCTTGGCAGTAGACGTTCAGCCCGAGATGATTGAAATTCTCAATGGGCTAAAGCAAGAAAAAGCGATTACTAATGTTGAGCCAGTTCAAGCAACGCCTACAGACCCAAATCTGCCGCCTCAAAGTGTAGATATCGCTCTAATGGTTGATGCTTACCACGAGTTTGACTACCCTCGAGAAGTCATGACTGGTATTGTCAGAGCGTTGAAGCCAGGGGGCCGCGTTGTTCTTGTGGAATACCGAGGGGAAAACCCGTTCATCCCGATCAAAGGCCTACACAAGATGACTCAGAAGCAAGTGCGCGAAGAGATGAGGGCCGTGGGATTGGCCTGGCGCGAAACTAAAAACTTTTTGCCGCAGCAACATTTCATGGTGTTTGAACGGGAAAGTTAGCAGGCTGAGATCTAGAGGCGGGGGCAGGGTAATTTGACCACGATGGGCCAGGGCTTGGCACTTAAAAAGTTACTGAAAATCAGATCAAAACGTAATCAAATCGACAGACTAATTCTGTCTTGGTCTTCTATCCTTATGTAGAGGCTGCTTCTACCCTAATACAGACGTCGGCCTGTCTACTGAGCAGGCAGTATTAATTGAAACAGAGGGATGTATCCCGACACTGACCTCACACACCAATTTTAAAACCATGATTAAGACACAAGACCCTTACAAACTTGGTTACAGCCTC harbors:
- a CDS encoding class I SAM-dependent methyltransferase translates to MKVTVSAKTIGKLAKLLRTGVSILLTAIFWGLLSFGLVTPARADAPAVHQEVIYQEKAAHSPDGIGRFYMGREIAQVMGYQGAGWLERPWRDREEGSEQVVEALDLKPRDTVADIGAGTGYFSFRISPLVPQGRVLAVDVQPEMIEILNGLKQEKAITNVEPVQATPTDPNLPPQSVDIALMVDAYHEFDYPREVMTGIVRALKPGGRVVLVEYRGENPFIPIKGLHKMTQKQVREEMRAVGLAWRETKNFLPQQHFMVFERES